The Cylindrospermopsis curvispora GIHE-G1 genome contains a region encoding:
- a CDS encoding phosphopantetheine-binding protein: protein MSQMTKLNSAGDIEQWLVNNIAFILGVNPEEIDIKQPLDSYGLDSQQAMILASKAEKLLGFKLSLMYLWYYPTIQQLAQRLAQELENSSSEILQI from the coding sequence ATGAGTCAAATGACTAAGCTAAATAGTGCTGGGGATATTGAACAATGGCTAGTTAACAACATTGCTTTTATATTAGGAGTAAATCCAGAAGAAATAGATATTAAACAACCTTTAGATAGTTACGGTTTAGATTCACAACAAGCTATGATTTTAGCAAGTAAAGCCGAAAAACTTTTGGGGTTTAAATTGTCCCTGATGTACTTGTGGTACTATCCCACCATTCAACAATTAGCACAACGATTAGCTCAAGAATTAGAAAATTCCTCCTCAGAAATATTGCAAATTTAA
- a CDS encoding TubC N-terminal docking domain-related protein, translating to MNASEILALLTKQGVEFWIENHQLNIRSPKGIITPEMQAEIASHKGDILALLQEMDICSNSTPENPISGISIQTIGKLIGGFTSELPIEYQPPIINPHIMAKNLSVTFRPLPNGYDNHRIIKFRQDLAIKLKNLGVAVVPWQDSIRDFCYRINVPIVNWHYSFTIKGVRSEIDAVIDVARPNSWLRKLGIFVAESIYTLFYRWLIKKQNMSVVQIARLSSWAEDHAAKYVEDPTNTQVIILSDIDDKFVSPLTHYQEKISIGINTLIQTFSEIVIGVSKEQISILNMNLSDSIFPRTEIDDFILKSLIPKIYVPITPLLMNRFELGVYNPYLSPYAHKLAKLGKELTSTGLFPPGFKLAEVIKRKSHRDIVNVIVNGRTGVSYGFIAYIEPPSYVGEREISATQWEDLLAIPGLNSDEVRKNQSGRRFLKTRIGGDYIFKQIPDIWLVSSRSGSNKTDLSLEQDVLRIGLTNNLHLQLPPAHNSHKSDIKPSYDIYVMLAISLSAALYAPELIENGAPIIHFHGYPAFDWFQEDEFCFGVDNPSVPCGTYESGVFNFLGLANFSAQPTKHIKLVSLIEPDHGTNLIARDTEYLIDRLKHGCIADKIELGGQHFASLRTNLTRNIQ from the coding sequence ATGAACGCATCGGAAATCTTAGCACTTCTAACTAAGCAAGGTGTGGAATTTTGGATCGAGAATCACCAACTAAATATCCGCTCTCCCAAAGGAATAATTACACCAGAAATGCAAGCGGAAATTGCTAGCCACAAAGGAGATATTTTGGCCTTATTGCAAGAAATGGATATCTGTAGCAACTCTACCCCAGAAAATCCCATTTCTGGTATTAGTATACAAACCATTGGTAAATTGATTGGGGGGTTCACAAGTGAACTACCTATAGAATATCAACCCCCCATTATTAACCCACACATTATGGCTAAAAACCTCAGTGTCACCTTTAGACCCTTACCCAATGGGTATGATAATCATAGAATTATTAAATTCCGTCAGGACTTAGCCATTAAATTAAAAAATTTGGGTGTTGCTGTGGTTCCTTGGCAAGATTCTATTAGGGACTTTTGTTATAGAATTAATGTTCCCATTGTTAATTGGCATTATTCTTTTACCATTAAGGGGGTAAGGTCAGAAATTGATGCAGTAATAGATGTAGCAAGGCCCAATTCATGGTTGAGAAAGTTGGGTATATTTGTCGCTGAAAGTATTTACACTTTATTTTATCGTTGGTTAATCAAGAAACAGAATATGTCTGTTGTACAAATTGCTAGACTAAGTAGTTGGGCCGAAGACCATGCTGCTAAATACGTTGAAGATCCCACCAATACTCAAGTGATCATTCTTAGCGACATCGATGATAAATTTGTGAGTCCATTAACTCACTATCAAGAGAAAATTAGTATTGGGATTAACACCTTGATTCAAACGTTTTCTGAAATAGTAATTGGGGTGTCTAAAGAACAAATCTCTATCCTAAATATGAATTTATCTGATTCTATTTTTCCTAGGACAGAAATTGATGATTTTATATTAAAATCCCTAATTCCTAAAATTTATGTTCCCATTACCCCCCTATTAATGAATAGATTTGAACTGGGAGTCTATAATCCCTATCTATCTCCCTATGCTCATAAATTAGCAAAGTTAGGCAAGGAACTGACCTCAACAGGTTTGTTTCCACCAGGTTTTAAATTGGCGGAGGTGATTAAAAGAAAATCCCATAGGGATATAGTTAATGTTATCGTTAATGGGAGAACGGGGGTTTCCTATGGTTTTATAGCCTATATAGAACCACCTTCCTATGTGGGAGAAAGGGAAATAAGTGCCACCCAATGGGAAGATTTATTGGCAATTCCTGGATTGAATAGTGATGAAGTGCGCAAAAATCAATCAGGTAGACGGTTTTTAAAAACACGGATTGGTGGAGATTATATATTTAAGCAAATTCCCGATATTTGGTTAGTTAGTTCCCGCTCAGGTTCCAATAAAACAGACCTGAGTCTGGAACAGGATGTTCTTCGCATTGGACTAACCAATAATTTACATCTCCAATTACCTCCAGCACATAATTCCCACAAATCCGACATTAAACCTTCTTACGATATTTATGTCATGCTGGCAATTAGTTTGTCTGCTGCTTTATACGCACCAGAACTAATTGAAAATGGAGCCCCCATCATTCACTTTCATGGTTATCCCGCTTTTGATTGGTTTCAAGAAGATGAATTTTGTTTTGGTGTTGATAATCCTTCTGTACCCTGTGGTACTTATGAGTCGGGTGTGTTTAATTTTCTAGGTCTTGCCAATTTCTCCGCTCAACCAACAAAACATATCAAACTAG